A DNA window from Polyodon spathula isolate WHYD16114869_AA chromosome 18, ASM1765450v1, whole genome shotgun sequence contains the following coding sequences:
- the LOC121330588 gene encoding zinc finger protein Gfi-1-like, with translation MPRSFLVKSKKAHSYHQPRSIEDDFNRLDNILAHICAESKIPEAESPGSDSKGRFSPESHLVETADFSSKSPLSCEGSVCGRSSDDEDYWRPPSPSASPDSEKSLSPSADESHPFSIPFSPYAWSDYPGSELRHLMQQNYRHPALQKRSTTLALYGENGSDTALFSERSSAMGLYNDYSSATGIFERNSPIRRYPEHDRRLHDKVPEIKSESDQLCTRLLLNESYKCIKCSKVFSTPHGLEVHVRRSHSGTRPFACEICGKTFGHAVSLEQHRAVHSQERSFDCKICGKTFKRSSTLSTHLLIHSDTRPYPCQYCGKRFHQKSDMKKHTFIHTGEKPHKCQVCGKAFSQSSNLITHSRKHTGFKPFGCDLCGKGFQRKVDLRRHKETQHGLK, from the exons ATGCCCAGGTCTTTTTTGGTAAAGAGTAAGAAAGCGCACAGCTACCATCAACCGAGGTCCATAGAAGACGACTTCAACAGACTGGATAATATTTTAGCACATATATGTGCAG AAAGTAAAATTCCAGAAGCCGAGTCTCCAGGTTCAGATTCCAAAGGCAGATTCTCGCCAGAGTCTCACCTGGTTGAGACGGCTGACTTCTCCTCCAAGTCACCGCTGAGCTGTGAGGGTAGTGTCTGTGGCAGATCTTCAGACGATGAAGATTACTGGAGGCCGCCTTCTCCCTCAGCATCACCGG ATTCAGAAAAGTCACTCTCTCCATCTGCCGACGAGAGTCACCCGTTCTCCATCCCTTTCAGTCCCTATGCCTGGAGTGATTACCCTGGATCTGAACTGAGACACCTGATGCAGCAGAATTATCGCCATCCTGCCCTCCAAAAACGGAGCACCACCCTAGCGCTTTATGGCGAGAATGGCTCCGACACTGCTCTGTTTAGCGAGCGGAGTTCAGCAATGGGACTTTACAACGATTATAGCTCGGCGACCGGAATCTTCGAACGAAACTCCCCCATTAGACGCTATCCGGAGCACGACCGCCGTCTCCACGACAAGGTGCCCGAGATCAAATCTGAGTCAGACCAGCTCTGCACCCGCCTTCTTCTCAACGAATCGTACAAGTGTATTAAATGTAGCAAg GTGTTTTCCACTCCTCACGGGTTGGAGGTCCACGTGCGAAGGTCTCACAGTGGTACCAGACCTTTCGCCTGTGAAATCTGTGGGAAAACATTTGGGCACGCAGTAAGCTTGGAGCAACACAGAGCAGTCCATTCTCAG gagcgAAGTTTTGACTGCAAAATATGCggtaaaacttttaaaagatcTTCAACTTTGTCCACTCACTTGCTAATTCATTCTGATACCAGACCTTATCCCTGTCAGTACTGTGGCAAAAGATTTCATCAGAAGTCAGACATGAAGAAACACACCTTCATTCACACAG GTGAGAAGCCTCACAAGTGCCAGGTGTGTGGGAAAGCTTTCAGTCAGAGTTCCAACCTGATCACGCACAGCCGCAAGCACACCGGCTTCAAACCGTTTGGCTGTGACCTCTGCGGAAAGGGGTTCCAAAGAAAAGTGGACTTGAGAAGACACAAAGAAACACAGCACGGActgaaataa
- the LOC121330926 gene encoding putative RNA polymerase II subunit B1 CTD phosphatase rpap2 — protein sequence MAEIQKRSSRAPKSGKRGGKPVKTVTIEEAAKRKEALKEAYRKKYEEQQRALQIVERLLEDNIAEEFLVDCAKFITPANYKDTVEERFILRMCGYPVCQNKLVNIPKQRYKISVKTNKVYDITERKCFCSNFCYKASKHFEAQIPETPVWIRESERPPDVKLLKQGQSGSSGEEVKIAEDPIAPSQIENPDIADTCLPSDSASSESDSSDPEQDFVSSIVTGGKAGAGEQELALHKRRERTPSARKPHTRQTQTKLEAGGRALKEVTESLSKCKINQPKDIAPRVPENNVSQPACKNSASNEDSKQGAETSANLSNVTLVGVSKRGAEGLKSLLVKFKPDHPNEADLAVVKNNLLKMLKKTLAEWKTEETLKFLYGSDYRPKSPQGAAVAASSVEEELDEDDVAEFLETVRNGDTGQCADKKRCQGSEKSLKPLPDYTTLKRETDLLSLKVREFYKGQYMQPEKETENNADGGSMEIPLPLVDSNAQHLIQKRIVVDKLNRSLKDILGPLRLALCDVSTDLNNLIRTFRFTSSNIIHKNPEWTLISVVLLSVLTAVSPLLQESLNSPTSIEFISTFMKTFNLKDEDLESLVLIMKSHGD from the exons GAAAGAAGCTTTGAAGGAAGCTTATAGGAAGAAGTATGAGGAGCAGCAGAGGGCCTTGCAGATTGTGGAGCGACTCCTGGAAGATAACATTGCAGAAGAGTTTCTGGTTGACTGT GCAAAGTTCATCACTCCAGCGAACTACAAGGACACAGTGGAGGAGCGTTTTATCCTCAGGATGTGTGGCTATCCTGTTTGTCAAAACAAACTAGTCAAT ATTCCTAAACAGCGGTACAAAATCTCAGTCAAAACCAATAAAGTGTatgatattacagaaaggaag TGTTTCTGCAGTAACTTTTGTTACAAAGCATCAAAACACTTTGAAGCCCAGATTCCCGAAACCCCTGTGTGGATACGAGAGAGTGAAAG ACCTCCAGATGTTAAATTATTGAAGCAAGGACAAAG TGGCAGCTCCGGCGAGGAGGTGAAGATAGCTGAAGATCCCATCGCGCCGTCTCAGATTGAAAACCCGGACATCGCAGACACCTGCCTTCCCTCAGACTCTGCCAGCAGCGAGAGCGACAGCAGCGACCCCGAGCAGGACTTCGTCTCCAGTATTGTGACAGGAGGGAAAGCGGGGGCAGGAGAGCAGGAGCTGGCGCTACACAAGCGGAGGGAACGGACTCCAAGTGCCAGGAAACCGCATACCCGGCAGACACAGACCAAGCTAGAAGCAGGTGGCCGCGCCCTAAAAGAGGTCACAGAGAGTTTAAGCAAATGCAAAATCAATCAACCCAAAGACATTGCCCCCAGAGTGCCAGAAAACAATGTTTCGCAGCCTGCGTGCAAGAACAGCGCGTCCAATGAAGACTCCAAGCAGGGAGCTGAAACAAGTGCAAATCTGTCCAATGTAACGTTGGTTGGCGTCAGCAAGCGAGGGGCTGAGGGACTGAAGAGTCTGCTTGTGAAGTTCAAGCCTGATCACCCTAACGAAGCTGATCTCGCGGTCGTAAAAAACAATTTACTCAAGATGCTCAAGAAAACGCTTGCCGAATGGAAGACAGAAGAAACTCTGAAGTTTCTCTACGGGTCAGACTACAGACCTAAAAGTCCACAGGGGGCTGCTGTGGCTGCTTCAAGTGTGGAGGAGGAGCTCGATGAAGATGACGTAGCGGAGTTCCTGGAGACTGTTCGTAACGGTGACACTGGTCAGTGCGCAGACAAGAAGAGGTGCCAGGGGTCCGAAAAATCTCTCAAACCATTGCCAGATTATACAACCCTGAAGAGGGAGACAGATTTACTCAGTCTGAAGGTCAGAGAGTTTTATAAAGGGCAGTACATGCAGCCTGAAAAAGAGACTGAAAATAATGCG GATGGTGGCAGCATGGAAATTCCTCTTCCATTGGTTGATTCCAATGCTCAGCACCTTATCCAAAAGCGCATTGTTGTAGACAAATTGAACAGAAG TTTAAAGGATATTCTGGGACCTCTCCGACTTGCATTGTGTGATGTCTCTACTGATCTTAACAACCTCATCAGAACCTTCAG GTTTACAAGTTCTAACATTATTCACAAAAACCCAGAATGGACTTTAATTTCAGTTGTTCTTCTCTCAGt GTTGACTGCAGTCTCCCCCTTGCTTCAGGAATCATTGAACAGCCCCACTTCTATAGAGTTTATTTCAACGTTCATGAAGACATTTAATCTGAAGGACGAAGATCTTGAGAGTTTAGTACTCATCATGAAATCACATGGAGACTGA